One Elaeis guineensis isolate ETL-2024a chromosome 10, EG11, whole genome shotgun sequence genomic window carries:
- the LOC105052592 gene encoding DNA replication licensing factor MCM7 produces the protein MKNLDFNADKALAKDFLTNFADAYGEPKYLKLLQDVSNRKLRSIQIELDDLVNYKDLDEEFLQRVTENTRRYISIFAEAIDELMPEPTEVFPVDEDRDILMTQRVDDGADGADNSDPLQKMPSEIKRFFEVYIKAFSKGTPLTIRQVKASNIGQLVKISGIITRCSDVKPLMQVAVYTCEDCGFEIYQEVTARVFMPLFECPSSRCKINKAKGNLILQLRASKFLKFQEARIQELAEHVPKGHIPRSLTVHLRGELTRKVAPGDVVELSGIFLPIPYTGFRAMRAGLVADTYLEAMSIIHFKKKYEEYELKDDEQEKIERLAEDGDIYNKLARSIAPEIFGHEDVKKALLLLLVGAPHRKLSDGMKIRGDLHICLMGDPGVAKSQLLKHIINVAPRGVYTTGRGSSGVGLTAAVQKDPVTNEMVLEGGALVLADMGICAIDEFDKMEESDRTAIHEVMEQQTVSIAKAGITTSLNARTAVLAAANPAWGRYDLRRTPAENINLPPALLSRFDLLWLILDRADMDSDLEMARHVVHVHQNLESPSFGFTPLEPSVLRAYISAARRVVPSVPRELEEYIATAYASIRQDEAKSNAPHSYTTVRTLLSILRISIALARLRFSEIVAQSDVDEALRLMQMSKFSLYADDRQRSGLDAISDIYSILRDEAARTNSMDVSYAHALNWISRKGYSEAQLKECLEEYAALNVWQIHPNTFDIHFIDV, from the exons ATGAAGAATCTAGACTTCAATGCCGACAAAG CCCTCGCCAAGGATTTCCTCACCAACTTCGCCGACGCCTACGGCGAGCCCAAATACCTCAAGCTCCTC CAAGATGTCTCCAATCGCAAGCTCCGTTCCATCCAGATCGAACTGGATGACCTCGTCAAT TACAAGGATTTGGATGAGGAGTTCTTGCAGAGGGTCACGGAGAACACGCGGCGCTATATTAGCATCTTTGCGGAGGCTATTGACGAGCTCATGCCGGAGCCGACGGAGGTGTTTCCTGTGGATGAGGATCGTGACATATTGATGACGCAGAGGGTGGATGATGGGGCGGATGGTGCGGATAACTCTGATCCGCTCCAAAAGATGCCTTCAGAGATCAAACGGTTCTT TGAGGTCTACATCAAGGCTTTCTCCAAGGGGACCCCACTTACCATAAGACAAGTTAAAGCATCTAACATTGGCCAACTTGTAAAGATTTCTGGCATTATAACACGCTGTTCAGATGTTAAGCCCTTGATGCAAGTTGCTGTTTATACATGTGAAGACTGTGGTTTTGAAATTTATCAG GAAGTGACTGCTCGAGTTTTTATGCCCCTATTTGAGTGCCCTTCAAGCCGCTGCAAAATAAACAAGGCAAAGGGGAACCTCATCCTTCAGCTTAGAGCTTCAAAGTTTTTAAAATTTCAAGAG GCGAGGATCCAAGAGTTAGCAGAACATGTTCCAAAGGGCCATATTCCACGGTCTTTAACTGTTCATCTCAGAGGAGAGCTTACTAGAAAG GTTGCCCCAGGTGATGTGGTTGAGTTGTCAGGGATTTTCCTTCCAATTCCTTACACTGGATTCAGAGCAATGCGTGCAGGCTTGGTTGCAGATACATATTTGGAAGCCATGTCCATTATCcatttcaagaaaaaatatgaaGA ATATGAACTTAAAGATGATGAGCAGGAGAAAATTGAGCGTCTTGCTGAGGATGGTGATATATATAATAAGTTGGCGAGGTCAATAGCACCTGAAATATTTGGCCATGAAGATGTTAAAAAAGCTCTTCTACTTCTACTTGTGGGTGCTCCTCATCGAAAACTCTCAGATGGCATGAAG ATCAGAGGGGACCTGCACATTTGTTTAATGGGAGATCCTGGTGTTGCAAAAAGTCAGCTACTCAAACACATTATTAATGTAGCACCAAGGGGAGTGTATACTACAGGCCGAGGAAGCAGTGGAGTTGGTCTAACAGCAGCAGTTCAGAAAGATCCTGTCACAAATGAGATGGTCCTTGAAGGAGGAGCACTG GTACTGGCAGATATGGGAATATGTGCAATTGACGAGTTTGACAAGATGGAAGAATCAGATAGAACTGCAATCCATGAAGTGATGGAGCAGCAAACTGTTAGCATAGCAAAAGCTGGCATCACTACCTCCCTCAATGCAAGAACAGCTGTTCTTGCTGCTGCCAATCCTGCCTG gGGAAGATATGATCTTCGGAGAACTCCAGCTGAAAATATTAATCTTCCTCCTGCCCTCTTATCACGTTTTGATCTCCTATGGCTTATTCTGGATCGTGCAGACATGGATAGTGACCTTGAAATGGCAAGACATGTGGTCCATGTGCATCAAAATCTTGAATCACCTTCATTTGGATTCACACCACTTGAACCATCTGTTCTCAG AGCATATATTTCAGCTGCACGAAGAGTAGTTCCTTCTGTCCCCAGGGAACTTGAGGAGTACATTGCCACTGCATATGCCAGCATCCGCCAAGATGAAGCTAAATCAAATGCACCACACTCTTATACAACTGTCAGAACACTTCTTAGCATCTTGCGGATATCTATT GCATTAGCAAGGCTTCGATTTTCAGAAATTGTTGCTCAGAGTGATGTGGATGAAGCATTGCGCTTGATGCAGATGTCAAAGTTTTCGTTATACGCAGATGATCGCCAGAGATCTGGTTTAGATGCCATCTCTGATATTTATTCAATCTTACGAGATGAAGCTGCCAGGACAAACAGCATGGATGTAAGCTATGCTCATGCTCTCAATTGGATCTCTAGAAAG GGTTATAGTGAAGCTCAGTTAAAGGAATGCTTAGAAGAGTATGCTGCCTTGAACGTGTGGCAGATCCATCCCAACACCTTTGACATCCATTTTATTGATGTATGA
- the LOC105052594 gene encoding DNA-directed RNA polymerases II, IV and V subunit 9A — translation MSTMKFCRECNNMLYPKENREQKILLYCCRNCDHQEVADSNRVYRNVIHHSVGEFAQVLQDVTADPSLARTKSVRCALCNHQEAVFFQATTRGEEGMTLFFVCCNPSCGHRWRD, via the exons ATGAGTACCATGAAGTTTTGCCGTGAGTG CAATAACATGCTGTACCCAAAGGAAAACAGGGAGCAGAAGATCCTTCTTTATTGCTGCCGCAACTGTGATCATCAG GAGGTTGCTGATAGCAACCGTGTATATAGAAATGTGATACATCATTCTGTTGGTGAGTTCGCACAAGTCCTACAGGATGTAACAGCTGATCCATCTCTTGCCCGTACAAAGTCAGTTAGGTGTGCTCTCTGCAATCATCAAGAAGCGGTTTTCTTCCAG GCTACCACGCGGGGGGAGGAAGGCATGACACTGTTCTTTGTCTGCTGCAACCCAAGTTGTGGCCATAGATGGAGAGATTGA
- the LOC105052595 gene encoding uncharacterized protein gives MSSKKEEKAQAAAERIKAAALSAAKGLSRAQAERAAAAAARNVNAYGQKEEGPSRWQERKEAKRQMYLMSTEKAVKLGERKDLKASVSSAGGASAQCQKCFQADHWTYECRNERVYMSRPSRTQQLKNPKLKMKLSVSYELDNPDMGKEPQDERSQKKAKGERSRTKSKRKHRSGSDTENDSSEASVFETDSESSVTESDYSSAESSSSYSSSDSEERRKRRRRRKQKKRRHKRYTSSSGSSESESASDSDSDDKYSRQKNRKHSHRH, from the coding sequence ATGTCTAGCAAGAAGGAAGAGAAAGCACAAGCTGCAGCTGAGCGAATCAAGGCAGCGGCGCTATCAGCTGCAAAGGGTCTTAGCCGTGCTCAAGCTGAGCGGGCAGCTGCAGCAGCTGCACGAAATGTAAATGCTTACGGACAAAAGGAAGAAGGGCCAAGCCGATGGCAGGAAAGGAAAGAAGCAAAGCGGCAGATGTATCTTATGAGTACAGAGAAAGCTGTGAAATTGGGAGAGAGGAAGGATCTAAAGGCATCAGTTTCCTCTGCTGGTGGTGCATCTGCTCAATGTCAGAAGTGTTTCCAGGCTGACCATTGGACATATGAGTGCAGGAATGAACGGGTCTACATGTCGCGCCCCTCAAGGACACAGCAGCTCAAGAACCCAAAGTTGAAGATGAAGCTCTCAGTCTCCTATGAATTAGACAACCCTGATATGGGGAAGGAGCCACAAGATGAAAGGAGTCAGAAGAAAGCGAAGGGCGAAAGAAGCAGGACAAAGAGCAAGAGGAAACACCGATCAGGTAGTGATACGGAGAACGACAGCAGTGAGGCTTCTGTTTTTGAGACAGATAGTGAGTCTTCAGTGACTGAGTCCGACTACTCTTCTGCTGAGAGTAGCTCAAGCTACAGTTCATCAGATTCAGAGGAGCgccggaagaggaggaggagaaggaagcaGAAGAAGAGAAGGCATAAGAGATACACATCATCCTCTGGTTCTTCTGAATCTGAGTCAGCTTCTGATAGTGATTCAGATGACAAGTACAGCAGGCAGAAGAATAGAAAGCACAGCCATAGGCATTAG
- the LOC105052596 gene encoding pyrophosphate-energized vacuolar membrane proton pump 1, which yields MGAMGDTVAQAVIPAAAVIGVVFALFQWFLVSRIRVSGGSDENNRCDDKLMEEEAEEGVDGPAVVAKCAEIQNAISIGATSFLFTQYKYLGIFMVIFGAIIFLFLGSVKSFSTESEPCTYTKDKFCKPALANAVFSTVAFLLGALTSILSGFLGMKIATFANARTTLEARKGVGKAFVTAFRSGAVMGFLLAANGLLVLYISINIFRRYYGDDWEGLYESITGYGLGGSSVALFGRVGGGIYTKAADVGADLVGKVERNIPEDDPRNPAVIADNVGDNVGDIAGMGSDLFGSYAESSCAALFVASISSFGINHDFLAMSYPLIISSMGIVVCLITTLFATNFFEIKSVKEIEPSLKRQILISTILMTVGIATVSIVALPANFTLFNFGSEKSVKNWHLFFCVSIGLWTGLVIGYTTEYYTSNAYSPVQDVADSCRTGAATNVIFGLALGYKSVIIPIFAIGVAIYVSFSLAAMYGIAMAALGMLSTISTGLAIDAYGPISDNAGGIAEMAGMSYKIRERTDALDAAGNTTAAIGKGFAIGSAALVSLALFGAFVSRTGIKTVDVLTPKVFIGLIVGAMLPYWFSAMTMKSVGSAALKMVEEVRRQFSTIPGLMDGRTKPDYATCVKISTDASLKEMIPPGTLVMVTPLIAGTFFGVETLAGVLAGSLVSGVQVAISASNTGGAWDNAKKYIEAGASEHARSLGPKGSDPHKAAVIGDTIGDPLKDTSGPSINILIKLMAVESLVFAPFFATHGGLLFKWF from the exons ATGGGGGCGATGGGAGATACCGTGGCCCAGGCCGTGATTCCCGCTGCCGCGGTGATTGGAGTCGTTTTTGCTCTGTTTCAGTGGTTCCTGGTGTCGAGGATCAGAGTCTCCGGCGGTTCGGATGAGAACAACCGGTGTGATGACAAGCTCatggaggaggaggcggaggagggCGTCGACGGCCCCGCCGTCGTCGCCAAATGCGCCGAGATACAGAATGCTATCTCCATTG GAGCAACCTCATTTCTGTTCACTCAGTACAAATATCTTGGCATTTTCATGGTTATTTTTGGTGCAATTATCTTTCTTTTCCTGGGATCTGTGAAGAGTTTCAGCACAGAGAGTGAGCCTTGCACTTATACCAAGGACAAATTTTGTAAGCCAGCACTGGCAAATGCTGTTTTTAGTACAGTAGCTTTTCTGCTGGGTGCACTCACCTCTATCCTTTCGGGTTTTCTTGGAATGAAGATTGCAACTTTTGCTAATGCCAGAACAACTCTGGAAGCAAGAAAAGGTGTTGGAAAGGCTTTTGTTACTGCATTCAGGTCTGGTGCTGTGATGGGTTTCCTTCTTGCTGCCAATGGTCTATTGGTTCTCTATATTTCCATCAATATATTCAGACGTTACTATGGAGATGATTGGGAGGGTCTTTATGAGTCAATTACTGGCTATGGTCTTGGTGGTTCTTCAGTGGCACTTTTTGGAAGAGTCGGAGGTGGTATATATACAAAAGCAGCAGATGTTGGCGCTGATCTTGTTGGGAAAGTTGAAAGAAATATTCCTGAAGATGACCCTCGAAATCCTGCA GTTATTGCTGATAATGTTGGTGATAACGTTGGAGATATTGCTGGAATGGGCTCTGATTTGTTCGGATCCTATGCTGAATCTTCTTGTGCAGCATTGTTTGTTGCTTCAATTTCTTCATTTGGAATCAATCATGACTTCTTGGCAATGTCATATCCTCTGATTATAAGCTCAATGGGGATTGTAGTTTGCTTAATCACTACGCTTTTTGCCACTAACTTTTTTGAGATTAAAAGTGTTAAAGAGATTGAACCTTCATTGAAGCGGCAAATTCTGATCTCCACGATCCTGATGACTGTGGGTATTGCCACTGTTAGCATTGTTGCCCTGCCAGCTAATTTCACTCTTTTTAATTTTGGAAGTGAGAAGTCTGTAAAAAACTG GCACCTTTTTTTCTGTGTTTCAATTGGGTTGTGGACCGGGCTTGTTATTGGATACACTACAGAGTACTATACAAGTAATGCATATAG CCCGGTGCAAGATGTTGCAGATTCTTGCAGGACAGGTGCAGCAACCAATGTCATTTTTGGACTGGCTTTGGggtataaatctgttataattcCTATATTTGCTATTGGTGTGGCCATTTATGTGAGCTTCAGCTTGGCTGCTATGTATGGAATCGCCATGGCTGCATTGGGAATGCTCAGCACAATTTCTACAGGGCTTGCAATTGATGCTTATGGACCCATAAGTGATAATGCTGGTGGAATTGCTGAGATGGCAGGAATGAGCTACAAAATCCGGGAAAGAACAGACGCTCTTGATGCTGCTGGTAATACCACTGCTGCCATTGGAAAG GGGTTTGCTATTGGTTCAGCAGCTCTTGTCTCTCTTGCATTATTTGGTGCCTTTGTGAGCAGGACTGGGATCAAAACTGTTGATGTATTGACTCCAAAGGTTTTCATTGGACTGATAGTGGGTGCCATGCTTCCATACTGGTTTTCTGCCATGACCATGAAGAGTGTTGGTAGCGCAGCTCTGAAAATGGTGGAAGAAGTTCGCAGGCAATTCAGCACAATTCCTGGCCTTATGGATGGAAGGACAAAGCCAGATTATGCAACCTGTGTCAAGATTTCCACAGATGCTTCACTAAAAGAGATGATTCCACCTGGTACTCTTGTTATGGTTACTCCCCTGATTGCTGGAACTTTCTTTGGGGTTGAAACTCTTGCTGGGGTTCTTGCTGGTTCACTAGTTTCTGGTGTGCAG GTTGCTATCTCAGCTTCCAACACTGGTGGTGCTTGGGATAACGCAAAGAAATATATTGAG GCAGGTGCCTCTGAACATGCAAGGTCACTAGGTCCAAAGGGATCTGATCCTCACAAGGCTGCCGTGATCGGCGACACAATTGGCGACCCCCTTAAGGACACATCTGGTCCATCCATAAACATCCTGATTAAGCTTATGGCTGTCGAGTCGTTGGTGTTCGCTCCCTTTTTTGCAACCCATGGGGGATTGCTTTTCAAGTGGTTTTGA